CCCCGGGGCCCGTACTCGAGTGAGCCTCCGGCCAGCCGGACGCGTTCGTCGAGTCCGATGAGGCCGCGGCCCCCGCTCCAGGGACGAGGCGCGTCCGCGGCCGGCGCGGGCCCGTTGCTCACCACGACCTTCGTCTCGGTCGCCGTGTGCGACACGCGCACCTTCGTCGCCGCGCGAGGTGCGTGCTTGACGACATTGGTCAGCGCTTCCTGCACGACGCGATGCGCGGCTCGTTCGACCACCGGCGGAAGGCCGGCGTCCTCGCCCTCGACGCGCAGTTCGACCGCGAGCCCGGACCGGGACGCCTCGCCGACCAGACGGGCCACGCTGAAGTCGGACGGCCTCATGGGCGCGTCGTCCGTCTCCTCCCGCAGGACACCGATCACCTCGCCGAGACGCTCCACCGCGGCCGCGGCCCTGGCCCTGATGTCCTGGGCGGCCAGCCGATGGTGGTCCTCCAGGTCGGGCGCGAGCTTCAGGGCGCCGGCGGACAGCGCGATCAGGCTGAGGTCATGGCCGAGGACGTCATGCATGTCCTGCGCGATGCGAGCGCGCTCCAGCAGCCTGGCCTGCTCGGCGACCAGCCGCTGTTCCCGCTCCAGATGCTCGGCCCGCTCCCAGCCGGCCCTGATCAGATCCTGGTGCTGGCGCCAGAACCGGCCCGCGAACCAGGGCAGCATGGCGGCGAAGGCCACCACCCCCACGAACCGGCTCCCCAGCGCGAGCCACGAGGGCACGAGGGACGCGGCCACCACTGCGGC
This sequence is a window from Streptomyces sp. HUAS YS2. Protein-coding genes within it:
- a CDS encoding sensor histidine kinase, giving the protein MTLSAGLSVVNSWWVLPTVITAFLAGRRPGSIRPTALVLVAVLAAAVVAASLVPSWLALGSRFVGVVAFAAMLPWFAGRFWRQHQDLIRAGWERAEHLEREQRLVAEQARLLERARIAQDMHDVLGHDLSLIALSAGALKLAPDLEDHHRLAAQDIRARAAAAVERLGEVIGVLREETDDAPMRPSDFSVARLVGEASRSGLAVELRVEGEDAGLPPVVERAAHRVVQEALTNVVKHAPRAATKVRVSHTATETKVVVSNGPAPAADAPRPWSGGRGLIGLDERVRLAGGSLEYGPRGGGYAVVARLPRVPPAQPQRPAAASPPRQRGGVPQEYRGARRRAGRTLAVAVLLPLVTGAVLSAGLTGWEMLSASRSVLDPRDYARLRVGQDRSEVERVLPDRQAIHRPPVTEPQGRGMTCEYYAMTTDRFDDRSGDVYRLCFQGDTLVSLDALTP